DNA from Streptomyces rishiriensis:
GAGTTCGGGCTTGGCGACGGTCATGTCGAGGTGCCTCCGTAAGACGGGATCCAGGCGACGGTATGTCCGGATCATTCCGGACTTACGCTATGGCGCGACCGCTTCGTGGTCCGGCTGGACGCACGGAGCGACGGAGCGACGGAGCGACGGAGTAGACCCCACCCGGCGACCTCGGGCCATCGGCTTGCATGACCGTGCATCGTTGACGCCCGCCTCACCAACGGCGCGGACGTCACCGTCACCGAACCGCCCGGCGCCCGCCAGGTCCCGCCGAGCGCGGCGGGAGAACTGAAGGTCTCCGGCGTCCGGCATTGTCGGGCCCCTCCAGCACCGCTACGCCTACGTCGGCTCCGACCTCCAGGACCTCTACGGCGTCCGGCCCGCCGCGAAGGCGCCCTCGCTCGCGGACGCCGCCTACGTGGCGAGGGCTACCGGCAGCGACATCGTGCGCGCCTTCCTGTTCGACACCAGCGGTACCCACCAGAAGCAGATAGCCGGCAAGCTGCGCCACATGGGGGCGCACGGCTACCGTCCGGAACTCTGACGGACGCCGCCAACCTGGCGCACTGCGCGGCCGATGACCATGTGTCGCGGCCGGCGAGCGGGCCGCCCGGCCGCCGCTCGATCGGCTCAGTCCGCGTTGGGCCGGGCGAGGCCGTGGTCGTAGGCGAAGATCACGGCCTGGATGCGGTCGCGGGCTCCGATCTTGGCCAGTACGCGGCCGACGTGGGTCTTGACGGTGGACTCGGACAGCACGAACCGGGCGGCGATCTCACCGTTGGTCCAGCCCTTGCCGACGGCGACGAGGATCTCCCGCTCGCGGTCGGTGAGGGAGCCGAGTCGCGAGTCCTCGGCGGAGCCTGCGCGGTGAGCGGGGACGTAGCGGGCGTATTCGTCCAGGAGACGGCGGGTGAGGGCGGGCGCGATGACGGCGTCGCCGGAGGCGACGGCTCGGATGCCGGCAAGGAGTTCCTCGGGGCGCACGTCCTTGAGGAGGAAGCCGCTTGCACCGGCCCGGATGGCGGCGTGGACGTACTCGTCGAGGTCGAAGGTGGTGAGCACGAGAACACGCGAACGGCCCCCAGCGGCGACGATGCGGCGGGTGGCCTCGATGCCGTCCATGCCGGGCATGCGAACGTCCATCAGGACGACGTCCGGGCGCAGTTCGGCCGCCTTGCGGACGGCCTCGGCGCCGTGGGCGGCCTCACCGACGACATCGGTCTCGGCGACGGAGTCCAGGAGCAGGTGGAAGCCGTAGCGCTGCAGGGGCTGGTCGTCCACGATGAGCACGGTGGTCATTCGTCACCACCTTGCGGCGTGAGGTCGAGAACGGCCTCGACGCTCCATCCTCCGTCACCCGCCGGCCCCGCGCTGACGGTGCCTCCGTACAAAGCCGCTCTCTCCCGCATGCCCACCAGACCGTGTCCTTCTTCGTTCGGCGGTCCGGGCCGTAGGGCCGGGCCGGTGTCCTGGACCCGGACGGTCAGCCGGGTGTCCTTCTCCACGATCGCCAGCCGCACAAGGGTGTCGGTGTCGGCGTGCTTCAGTGTGTTGGTGAGGGCTTCCTGGACGATGCGGTACACCGTCAGCTGCACGCCGCTGTCGAGAGCGTCCACGTCGCCGGAGGTCCGGTAGACGACCTCGAGCCCTGCGGCGCGTACCTTGGCGCAGAGTACCTCGATGTCCGAGATGCCGGGCTGTGGGCTGAGTTCGGGCCCGCCCGGGGAGCCGCCGTCCGTCGCCTCGCGCAGCACGCCGAGCACGCGCCGCAGTTCGCCGAGGGCCTGGCGGCCCGTATCGCCGATGAGCTGGAGCGCCTCCTTGCCACGTTCGGAGGCAATGTCGGTGGCGTAGGCGCCAGCATCGGCCAGCGTGATGATGACGGACAGGTTGTGGCCGACGATGTCGTGCATCTCGCGGGCGACGCGGGTGCGTTCGGTGGCCGTGGCCAGCCTGCTGCGCTGGTCGCGCTCGATCTCCAGCCGGGCGGCCCGGTCCCGCAGTCCAGCGAGCTGGGCCCGGCGGATCCGTACCATCAGGCCGAGCGCGAGGGCCGCGGTCGCCGTGCTCAGCAGGAAGAACAGCGCGTCCCACACGGACACGGCCGAGGACACCCGGACCGCGACCAGTGCCATGGCGGTCGCCATGGCCGCACAGGCCCACGGCAGCTGACGCAGCCATCCGTGCAGGGCGAGGCTGTACAGGGCGATGAACAGGGCGACGTCCGCGCGCAGCGCCGCGCCCACGGACCACTGGACGATGAACACCACGGTGATGGCGGCAAAGGCCACGAGGGGTTTGCGTCGCCGCCACAGCAGGGGCAGAACCAGTCCGGTCTGGAAGGCCAGCATTCCCGCGACGGGCAGCTGGGTGAGGGCGAGGCGGAACCGGCGCGGACCGTCGCCGTCGCCGTCGCCGTCGCCGTTGTCCCCACCGCC
Protein-coding regions in this window:
- a CDS encoding response regulator codes for the protein MTTVLIVDDQPLQRYGFHLLLDSVAETDVVGEAAHGAEAVRKAAELRPDVVLMDVRMPGMDGIEATRRIVAAGGRSRVLVLTTFDLDEYVHAAIRAGASGFLLKDVRPEELLAGIRAVASGDAVIAPALTRRLLDEYARYVPAHRAGSAEDSRLGSLTDREREILVAVGKGWTNGEIAARFVLSESTVKTHVGRVLAKIGARDRIQAVIFAYDHGLARPNAD
- a CDS encoding sensor histidine kinase, encoding MTTDDLSGMGPLVARLSRGGQRLRQADRTHPWVLDTAVVVLVFVLFCLPDLFHGGGDNGDGDGDGDGPRRFRLALTQLPVAGMLAFQTGLVLPLLWRRRKPLVAFAAITVVFIVQWSVGAALRADVALFIALYSLALHGWLRQLPWACAAMATAMALVAVRVSSAVSVWDALFFLLSTATAALALGLMVRIRRAQLAGLRDRAARLEIERDQRSRLATATERTRVAREMHDIVGHNLSVIITLADAGAYATDIASERGKEALQLIGDTGRQALGELRRVLGVLREATDGGSPGGPELSPQPGISDIEVLCAKVRAAGLEVVYRTSGDVDALDSGVQLTVYRIVQEALTNTLKHADTDTLVRLAIVEKDTRLTVRVQDTGPALRPGPPNEEGHGLVGMRERAALYGGTVSAGPAGDGGWSVEAVLDLTPQGGDE